A single window of Vanessa tameamea isolate UH-Manoa-2023 chromosome 5, ilVanTame1 primary haplotype, whole genome shotgun sequence DNA harbors:
- the LOC113392683 gene encoding nuclear cap-binding protein subunit 2, with the protein MKRSYDSMSSSVEISSYRDQHFKGSRSEQEKLLRASSTLYIGNLSFYTTEEQIYELFSRCGDIRRVIMGLDKYKKTPCGFCFVEYYTRQDSENCMRYINGTRLDDRIIRCDWDAGFIEGRQYGRGKTGGQVRDEYRTDYDGGRGGYGKIIAQKITPNTLER; encoded by the exons ATGAAGAGGAGTTACGACTCAATGAGTTCTTCTGTTGAAATTAGTTCATATCGAGATCAACATTTTAAA gGATCCAGAAGCGAACAAGAAAAGTTACTACGCGCGTCATCAACACTCTATATTggaaatttatcattttatactaCAGAGGAACAAATTTACGAATTATTCTCACGTTGTGGCGATATAAGAAGAGTTATTATGGGATTAgacaaatataagaaaactcCTTGTGGTTTCTGTTTCGTAGAATATTACACAAGACAAGATTCAGAGAATTGTATGAG atatataaatggCACAAGACTGGATGATAGAATTATTAGATGTGACTGGGATGCTGGATTTATTGAAGGTCGCCAATATGGACGAGGGAAAACAGGTGGACAG GTTCGTGACGAATATCGTACGGACTACGACGGTGGACGCGGCGGCTATGGAAAAATAATTGCCCAGAAGATAACACCAAATACTTTAGAACGTTGA